TTCGCGACGGGCGGGCTCGGCGGCGTGCACCGGGAGTGGAGCGAGACGCAGGACGAGTCCGCCGACCTGCGGCTGCTCGCCCGGGTCGGGATCACGGTGGTGTGCGCCGGGGTCAAGTCGATCCTCGACGTGCCCGCGACGCTCCAGCGCCTGGAGACCCTGGGCGTGACGGTCGTCGGCTACGGCACGGAGCGCTTCCCCGGCTTCTACCTCTCCTCCTCGGGCGAGCCCGTCGACTGGACCCTGCGGACCCCGGAGGAGGTGGCGGGGGTGATACGGGCGCAGGACGCACTGACCGGCCCCCGGTCCGCGCTCGTCGTGGCCAACCCGGTGCCGGAGGCCGAGCAGTTGGATCCCGCGCTGCACGACCGGGTGCTCGCGCGGGGCCTCGCGGCGGCGAAGGAGAAGGGGATCACCGGCCAGGCGGTGACGCCGTTCCTCCTCGAATACCTGATGGTGCACACGGAAGGGGCGTCCCTGGAGGCCAACCTCGCGGCGGTACGGGGCAATGTGCGCCTCGCGGCGCGCATCGCGGGAGCGTACGCGTCGGGGGCGGGGCAGGGCTCCCAGGAGCCTGACTCCGCGGGCTCGGCAGCGACCGGCGCCGACGGCCGGTGACCGGGGGCGCGCTGCTCGTCGTCGGGGACGTGGTCACGGACGTCGTCGCCCGGCACCGGACCCCGCTCGCTCCCGCCACGGACACGGCGGCGGAGATCCGGACCCTCCCGGGCGGCGCCGGGGCCAACGCGGCCTGCTGGGCGGTGCGTTCCGGCTGCGACGAGGTGCGGCTGCTCGGCCGGGTGGGGACGGACGCGGCCGACTGGCACGAGCGGGCGCTGCGGAGGGCGGGCGTGCGCCCCCTGCTCGTGCCGGACGCGGACGCGGCGACGGCCACCGTGATCGCGCTCGTGGACGGCTCGGCGGAGCGCACCTTCCTGACCGACAGCGGCGCCGCGCTGCGCCTCTCCCCCGCCGACTGGTCGCCCGGACTGCTCGACGGCGTGGCCCGGCTGCACCTCTCGGGGTACCTGTTCTTCGCCGCGCCGAGCCGCGAGACGGCCTGCCGGGCGCTGCGGGACGCGCGGGAGGCGGGGGTCCCGGTGAGTGTGGACCCGGCGTCGGCGGGGTTCCTGGCGGAGCTGG
The DNA window shown above is from Streptomyces vietnamensis and carries:
- a CDS encoding pseudouridine-5'-phosphate glycosidase; translated protein: MSTQVSEEVREALHEGRPVVALESTLIAHGLPRPRNLAVAAELEESVRAGGAVPATIAVVDGTARIGLDRAALTRIAEDPSVRKLGHRDLAPALATGATGATTVSATAWLADAAGIRVFATGGLGGVHREWSETQDESADLRLLARVGITVVCAGVKSILDVPATLQRLETLGVTVVGYGTERFPGFYLSSSGEPVDWTLRTPEEVAGVIRAQDALTGPRSALVVANPVPEAEQLDPALHDRVLARGLAAAKEKGITGQAVTPFLLEYLMVHTEGASLEANLAAVRGNVRLAARIAGAYASGAGQGSQEPDSAGSAATGADGR
- a CDS encoding carbohydrate kinase family protein, whose product is MTGGALLVVGDVVTDVVARHRTPLAPATDTAAEIRTLPGGAGANAACWAVRSGCDEVRLLGRVGTDAADWHERALRRAGVRPLLVPDADAATATVIALVDGSAERTFLTDSGAALRLSPADWSPGLLDGVARLHLSGYLFFAAPSRETACRALRDAREAGVPVSVDPASAGFLAELGADRFLAAAEGAETLLPNADEARSLTGRGEPESAAAELSRRFPLVVVTLGAAGALVAEGGAVTARVAAPPVRPVDSTGAGDAFTGAFLAARLAGADPVRAAEEGCRAGAEAVTTVGGRPPAGPIGPA